The nucleotide sequence ATTTTGAAGGAAAAGATTCGCAGTATGCGAATAACACCAATTCAGATTTTCTCATTATCTCGAGTGCAAATTTTAATCTTACCAAAGAGCTTAGTTTTGATACTTGGAATTATTACATAGATAATGTTTCTAATTCATTTTATATCAAACCAAAGATTGCAGTAGCTCCTAGCGTAGATCTAGAAATGGAATGGTTGCATCAAAACAAGATTGGAAACGGAGGGAATGAAATAGATTCTTTAAGCTACTTTAGATCTAATACTTCAGATGTTTTAGGAATAAAGATGAAATATAAATGGGCGCAAAGTAATTCTTCTATTTCTTTAGCGTACGATAGGATCTTACCTCATGGTCAGTTTGTATTTCCTAGAGAATGGGGAAGAGAGTTTTTGTTCAGTTTTCAAAAGAGAGAACGTAGCGAGGGTACTGCAGATAATCATGCTTTAGTAATGTATTATGAAAATACATTTCCGCTACTAGATCCAAAATCTAAGATTCAAACTATTTTTAGCGTAGGCCATCAATGGAAACCTTCTGTTCTAGATCCAAAATTGAATAAATATGCCGTTCCAGATTATACGCATGTTAATTTAGATATCTTCTTTTTCTTTGATAAAATAAAAAATCTTCAGCCGGAACTATTATTGGTGGCTAAATTTGCTA is from Gillisia sp. Hel1_33_143 and encodes:
- a CDS encoding OprD family outer membrane porin, which produces MNTVNKGSLKDFKALAVGGKLKYQYLFNENLEFGVAVYNSTNLGLQDLTSPDLATGKVSRYEEGLFDRLNLDNKTIFILGELYVDYSLEKHSFSLGRMKLKSPLINPQDGRMIPSLFQGFMYKFDRDKKTHFQTGIFNAVAPRSTGEFYSIGESIGTYGAGRNFEGKDSQYANNTNSDFLIISSANFNLTKELSFDTWNYYIDNVSNSFYIKPKIAVAPSVDLEMEWLHQNKIGNGGNEIDSLSYFRSNTSDVLGIKMKYKWAQSNSSISLAYDRILPHGQFVFPREWGREFLFSFQKRERSEGTADNHALVMYYENTFPLLDPKSKIQTIFSVGHQWKPSVLDPKLNKYAVPDYTHVNLDIFFFFDKIKNLQPELLLVAKFANGDFPDNPNFYLNKTDLFHADLILNYNF